Proteins encoded within one genomic window of Suricata suricatta isolate VVHF042 chromosome 17, meerkat_22Aug2017_6uvM2_HiC, whole genome shotgun sequence:
- the PEX12 gene encoding peroxisome assembly protein 12, with protein sequence MAEHGAHITAASVVDDQPSIFEVVAQESLMTAVRPALQHVVKVLAESNPAHYGFFWRWFDEIFTMLDLLLQQHYLSKTSASFSENFYGLKRIVMEDTHKLQRLASAGLPKQELWKSIMFLVLLPYLKVKLEKLVSSLREEDEYSIHPPSSRWKQFYRAFLAAYPFVSMAWEGWFFVQQLGYILGKAQHHSPLLRLAGVRLGRLTVQDIQALEHRPAEASMMQQPARGVGEKIKSALKKAVGGAAFSLSTGLSVGVFFLQFLEWWYSSENQETIKSLTALPTPPPPVHLDYNSDSPLLPKMKTVCPLCRKTRVNDTVLATSGYVFCYRCVFNYVRSHQACPITGYPTEVQHLIKLYSPEN encoded by the exons ATGGCTGAGCACGGGGCTCACATCACAGCTGCTTCTGTGGTGGATGACCAGCCATCCATCTTTGAGGTGGTAGCACAGGAGAGTTTAATGACAGCAGTGAGACCTGCTCTTCAGCATGTGGTCAAG GTTCTTGCAGAATCAAATCCTGCCCACTATGGCTTCTTTTGGAGGTGGTTTGATGAAATCTTCACTATGCTGGATCTTCTGCTCCAGCAGCATTATCTGTCTAAAACCAGTGCCTCattctctgaaaatttttatGGCTTAAAGCGCATTGTAATGGAGGACACACACAAGCTTCAGCGGTTGGCCAGTGCTGGTCTCCCAAAGCAGGAGCTTTGGAAGTCAATTATGTTCCTGGTTCTTCTCCCCTACCTGAAAGTGAAGCTGGAGAAGCTGGTTTCTAGCCTGAGAGAAGAGGATGAATATTCCATCCATCCCCCTTCTTCCCGTTGGAAACAGTTTTATAGAGCCTTCCTGGCAGCCTACCCGTTTGTTAGCATGGCGTGGGAAGGCTGGTTTTTTGTGCAGCAACTTGGATACATCCTGGGAAaggctcagcatcactcaccacTGCTGAGGCTGGCTGGTGTTCGGCTCGGTCGGCTTACGGTTCAGGATATACAAGCCTTGGAGCACAGACCCGCTGAAGCCAGCATGATGCAGCAGCCAGCCAGGGG TGTTGGTGAGAAGATAAAGTCAGCTCTGAAGAAAGCTGTGGGAGGtgctgccttctccctctctaCTGGCCTTTCTGTGGGAGTATTCTTTCTGCAGTTCCTTGAGTGGTGGTACTCATCTGAAAATCAAGAAACCATCAAATCGCTGACTGCCCTACCTACTCCCCCACCACCTGTACACCTAGACTACAATTCTGATTCTCCTCTGTTACCCAAAATGAAGACTGTGTGCCCACTGTGTCGCAAAACCCGGGTGAATGATACTGTTCTCGCCACGTCTGGCTATGTGTTTTGTTATCGCTGTGTGTTTAATTATGTAAGGAGTCACCAAGCTTGTCCCATCACAGGTTACCCAACAGAAGTACAACATCTAATTAAACTGTACTCCCCTGAGAACTGA